The Arachis ipaensis cultivar K30076 chromosome B05, Araip1.1, whole genome shotgun sequence nucleotide sequence TAACCATTTCATAAGTACTTAAAAAGGTTAAATTTTAACANNNNNNNNNNNNNNNNNNNNNNNNNACCATGAACTGATGGGAATGGCTGGGTTCGGTTGAGTGAATCAGTGAGCTTTGAATTGCAAGGGAGATTAGTCACTGCTGTTAGTGGTAAATACATTTTGGAAAAAGTACAAAAGTATGATATCTTATAAGGATAGTACCATCAGTTTAACAGTTTAATAGTAACCCTATGGACATTCACAGCTACAAAATCCAAATCCATCTGTAAACCAAAGGTATTGAACATTTTATTCACCAGTCTCTAAACTCAAGAAGCAAAAGGATGCTCCTTGATTTATTTGCAAGCTGatggaaaacagaaaaagaaaaccaACTCCTTTAAACCTTCCAAAATGTGCGAATTTCATGACTACTCGTAGCAGCATCATGACTGCAGTCATAGGCTCTCTCTGCAAAAGTCTCTAGTGAGTACACATCCCAATCACGATCCCTCCAGTATGAGGAATAAACAGCTGGGACATGTTGAACTCTCCAATTATCTTGGCCTCCATTCGGAAGTAGTGCTGTAATCAACTCTTCAGGCATGTCGAAAAACTCAATTGTTTTTAATTTACTTAGGTGTTCAATGCCTTTTGGTGCCTGCTTGAATGACTTGCAGCGCTGCATGACGAGCTTCTTAAGACCAGGCATTGCTCCCTCCTCCACTATCATGTGTTTCAGTCCATCTAAATCATCAAGGCCTAGAATCTTCAGACTTGGGAACCCCTTAGCCCTGAAATGCAATGTCTCACCACAATacacatgaagaagctcaagatGCCGTAGATTTGGCAAACCTTGAAGATATACCAGAGGATCCTCCTTTAGCTGGCTCCATTTTAGATGCACTTTGGCCAAATTCTTGAGTGTGCTAATCCATTGTGGAAACTTCTCTAAGCGACCACTCAAGTATAATCGCTGAAGGAACTGAGGCGGGCTGGAAATGTTGTGAATATCAATTATCTTGTCATCTTCAATTGCAGTTACTGACAGTGATTGGAGGTTGATCATCTTCTCAATGGAAGAACATAAAGCAGCTCCGTCTTCCTCCCTCATCTTTCTAATGCCGAGCCTCCTAAGCTGAATAAGTCTTCCTAGCTCAACCATCAAAGCTTTACCTCCTTGGTCTGCCTCTATAAAACATAGCTTCTGCAAAGATTGCATGTTTCCTATTGGGGCAGCCAACTTGAAGCCATGCCTTGAGTGGAAATATGCATAGGATTCAACTTCATAGCGGTACACCAGGAGATGGCGTAACATGTGCAGCTCCACAATTTCAACTGGCAATTGAGTGACATGGGAATGTTTAAGATCCAAAGTCTCCAGTTGTTTCAGCTTCTTAATGGAACTGGGAATTCTTTTCACCTTTGTGTTCCTTAAACTTAGATACTTAAGAAGGAAAAGGGTAACAATTCCATCAGGAAATACCTCCAAAGGTGCATCCTGCAAATCTAACACTCTAAGCAACTTATAACCAGTGGAACATACTGCTTGTATAGAGAAATGATCAAGTGAGTCTGATAAGGCAAACATTAGGAGAGACCGAAGTTGGAATGTTGTCCTATTTTGCTGTATGTTATGTGTGGTGTTGACGAGTGATAAGCGTCGAACTCTCTCTGGCCAGACTATGGATTGTTCTTTGACTACTGTTGCAAAGTTCTGATCCTTTGACTTCAAATTTATGATCTCCCTTAAAACATCATGCATTCGACAAGTCTTCATCCTGCCATCACCGGTTTTTTCTACCACTTGCAACAGACTTCTGTCCAAGAGCTCCTTTAGGTAGCTTTCCGCAACTTCCTCCAGGGTCTTTCCACCTTCTTCAATGACAAACCCTTCGGCTATCCATAAGCGAATCAATCTCATATGCTCAATAGCATAAAATTCTGGGAAGATGCTCAGATACATCAAGCAAGATTTGAGATAGTAAGGTAATTCATTGAAGCTTAGCAAAAGCACTTTGTTCATGTTCTCCAGTTTGTCATTGCCTTCAATTTCAGACCCAAAACTTCTGTAAACTATCTGCCATTCTTCTATGTTTGCCTTGTTTGTTGTGGTCAAAGCACCACCGATTGCTACAATGGCTAGTGGCAACCCCCCACACATTTTTAAGATTTTCTGACAAACTTCTTCCAGATGAGGAGGGCATGAGTTATCCTGAAATGTTTTCCTACAGAAGAGAGACCAGGCTTCTTGTTCAGGTAAGAATTCAGGGTGAAAGTCCTTACCCAATTCAGTGCAGGAATACAATGCTACGTTTTTGTTGCGCGTGGTAAGCATTACTCTACTTCCTCGGTTGTTATTAGGCAAAGCAAGTTTGACTGAATCCCAGACATTTATATGCCAGACATCATCCAGCACAATGAGGTACCTGCTTTGCTGAAGTAGATTCTTGATCACCTCTTTCAACTTGTCACTTTTCATTTGTCCAACTTCTTCAGGAGCTGGTTTGCCAATGACATTATGGAGCTGGTGAACAAGGTCTTTGAGGAGTTCTTCTATTTGGAAAGGATGAGAGACACTAACCCAAGCATGAATCTTGAAACGCTTCTTCACTTTGGCATCATCATAGACTTGCTTTGCCAATGTAGTTTTCCCCAAGCCCCCCATCCCATGAATGGGAATTACAAAACGACCTGCTTCATTACTGAAAAGCAAATCACACAGCTGCTTCTTGGGTTTGTCAATTCCTACTAAATCAGCTTCCTCTAGCAGAAGTGCATCTCCTTGGCTGTCAATCTTTGGTAGCAACCGTGGACTCAACCTAGAGCCTACCCTGTATAAGCTGGGACGTTCCTTGGAGATGAATTCAAGTCTAGATTTGATCTGTTGTATTTCTGATGCAATCTCATGCCGAGCTTTCATGTTCTTGATCTTCGAAAAAGTAGAAGATGATTTGTTGTCTTGATAATTGAATTCATCTATAGCATCTTCCATAGCTTCAGCAATTTCTCTCACGCGTTGAAGCCATACTTTGATTTCAGGATCTTTTCCTTCCAGAGCATCAGCCACCCTTAAGATGGCCATGTGGCGTTCCAGTTCTTCTTTGATGTACTGAACTTCATGATGGACCCCTCTCTGCAGATTCACTTCTTCTTGAAGTAAGGCACTCATCTTGTCCAGCAGAAAGGAAACGGTACTTTCTGCCATTTTCTGTTGCACTTCAACGTTTCAAAGTGCTTATACTCTTCCCCTTGATAGGAAAATTTACAAGAATTTGATGGAATAGGAGTTGTGATTATTATCACTTGCTAGAAAAGGTTGCAAGAATCTGATGATTGGGGGTTCTGGTTATTCTTTTTGATGGAATGAAGGTGTCTTTTCTGCAAAGTAATAGTTGCAAACATGCAAGTTGATGATAATATCTATGAATTCCTGTGTGGTTATATATAGTTTGTCTTCAACTTTTATTGCCAAAGTTATAATATTCTCAGAGTCAGGGATGTACTATTCATAATCAACAAGGTTGAAATGGTCAAGCTACCATTGATTTTTTTTCTCCACGAAGGATCCTGTTTGGTGCTGAAGGCAATGCTTGTGGCTCGTAAACACCAACTTGAAACCATATCTTTCCACTACCAAAACACACTACATAGAATTTTCGACTAACCGAAGTTTCACAATGAATGTTTCACAACGCAAATAAACCTTCAAAATAAATATTACACATGTAAACAACATAGAAGCACATGACACCACTCTAATTTAATTGCAAAACATATACTTCaatgttcaaattattatttaGATAATTATCTAATGAATTAATTTTGTGGTAATATGAAATTAATCCCCTCTGTGTGTTGCATAATAATTCAATGATGGCATGCTGTTTGGAGAAATAAATTATGGTGTAACAACTTTTAATTcagtaatattttaaaaaataaataaattctttgGCATGCTATATCAAGTATAAATTTGATTCTTTGTGGTAAAAAAGCATTTAATAACAttattaagttatttttataaCCATTTAAAAATGGAAAAGTATACCACGAGCAAAAATTCCTCCAGGTATCTTTTCACATATATACATCCAATTATATGTCCGTAATTCCAGTCAAAGGCATATGGTGTTCCAGAATATGATGAATGGTATAACTGAATCAAAATATAAATTCTAAGTATtttgagaaataaaaataaaaattgaccagatactattttatttagtTTGCCCCTTTCTTTTTTACTCTATTAAACCTGCTAGCTGTAACACTGAATCCATCATTTGACTTGGTGTAATCAAATTGACATCAAAATCGGTCACATTGAAAGAGTCCTCTTACACAAAAGTTACAGTACTTAGGAGTGGTGGGTGTTGTGTCAAGCAACTCCCAAGTCATAAGGGCAACTTGGCAAGCCTCACACGCAGAGGTAACCTATTCAATATAGTATATAGTTCGCACGCAcctaagaaaaatacaaaaaagttaagaatacaa carries:
- the LOC107642376 gene encoding disease resistance protein RPM1-like; amino-acid sequence: MAESTVSFLLDKMSALLQEEVNLQRGVHHEVQYIKEELERHMAILRVADALEGKDPEIKVWLQRVREIAEAMEDAIDEFNYQDNKSSSTFSKIKNMKARHEIASEIQQIKSRLEFISKERPSLYRVGSRLSPRLLPKIDSQGDALLLEEADLVGIDKPKKQLCDLLFSNEAGRFVIPIHGMGGLGKTTLAKQVYDDAKVKKRFKIHAWVSVSHPFQIEELLKDLVHQLHNVIGKPAPEEVGQMKSDKLKEVIKNLLQQSRYLIVLDDVWHINVWDSVKLALPNNNRGSRVMLTTRNKNVALYSCTELGKDFHPEFLPEQEAWSLFCRKTFQDNSCPPHLEEVCQKILKMCGGLPLAIVAIGGALTTTNKANIEEWQIVYRSFGSEIEGNDKLENMNKVLLLSFNELPYYLKSCLMYLSIFPEFYAIEHMRLIRLWIAEGFVIEEGGKTLEEVAESYLKELLDRSLLQVVEKTGDGRMKTCRMHDVLREIINLKSKDQNFATVVKEQSIVWPERVRRLSLVNTTHNIQQNRTTFQLRSLLMFALSDSLDHFSIQAVCSTGYKLLRVLDLQDAPLEVFPDGIVTLFLLKYLSLRNTKVKRIPSSIKKLKQLETLDLKHSHVTQLPVEIVELHMLRHLLVYRYEVESYAYFHSRHGFKLAAPIGNMQSLQKLCFIEADQGGKALMVELGRLIQLRRLGIRKMREEDGAALCSSIEKMINLQSLSVTAIEDDKIIDIHNISSPPQFLQRLYLSGRLEKFPQWISTLKNLAKVHLKWSQLKEDPLVYLQGLPNLRHLELLHVYCGETLHFRAKGFPSLKILGLDDLDGLKHMIVEEGAMPGLKKLVMQRCKSFKQAPKGIEHLSKLKTIEFFDMPEELITALLPNGGQDNWRVQHVPAVYSSYWRDRDWDVYSLETFAERAYDCSHDAATSSHEIRTFWKV